Proteins co-encoded in one Octopus bimaculoides isolate UCB-OBI-ISO-001 chromosome 9, ASM119413v2, whole genome shotgun sequence genomic window:
- the LOC106872566 gene encoding proteasome activator complex subunit 3 isoform X2, with protein sequence MSNNVDQQGEVLIKDVFPRKVVELDNLFKTLTLERVNDIHCDLNVPVPDPVLVEDLPSKKRRLDQNHANLDNVQGSMVLCLPQGSIPTNKEISHLIQTLKPIIRQLVDHTNMLKMWISFLIPKIEDGNNFGVSIQEDTLAEARQVETESASYLEMISRYFVTRAKLVSKVAKYPHIDDYRQSVRELDEKEYISLRLMTCELRNHYASLHDVVMKNIEKIKKPRSANAENLY encoded by the exons ATGTCGAACAATGTTGACCAACAG GGTGAAGTTCTCATCAAAGATGTCTTTCCGCGGAAGGTTGTGGAATTGGACAATTTATTCAAAACATTAACATTAGAACGAGTAAACGACATCCATTGTGACTTGAATGTCCCTGTACCAGATCCTGTGTTGGTTGAAGATTTG CCATCAAAGAAGAGACGTCTGGATCAGAACCATGCAAATCTTGATAATG TTCAAGGTTCAATGGTGTTGTGTCTTCCACAAGGTAGTATtcccacaaataaagaaatctCTCATCTAATCCAGACATTGAAACCCATCATTAGACAGCTCGTTGATCACACTAATATG ttaaAAATGTGGATTTCTTTTCTCATCCCCAAAATTGAAGATGGCAACAACTTTGGTGTGTCCATTCAG GAAGATACTTTGGCTGAGGCGAGACAAGTTGAAACAGAATCTGCTTCTTATCTGGAAATGATTTCACGCTATTTTGTAACTCGAGCAAAATTGGTGTCAAAAGTTGCTAAGTATCCTCACATA GATGATTACCGGCAATCAGTACGAGAGCTAGatgagaaggagtacatcagcCTGCGTCTCATGACCTGTGAACTCAGAAACCACTAT GCATCTTTACACGATGTTGTCATGAAGAATATTGAGAAAATCAAGAAACCACGTTCAGCCAATGCAGAGAATCTCTATTAA
- the LOC106872566 gene encoding proteasome activator complex subunit 3 isoform X1: MSNNVDQQVAAFKEKLKTDGEVLIKDVFPRKVVELDNLFKTLTLERVNDIHCDLNVPVPDPVLVEDLPSKKRRLDQNHANLDNVQGSMVLCLPQGSIPTNKEISHLIQTLKPIIRQLVDHTNMLKMWISFLIPKIEDGNNFGVSIQEDTLAEARQVETESASYLEMISRYFVTRAKLVSKVAKYPHIDDYRQSVRELDEKEYISLRLMTCELRNHYASLHDVVMKNIEKIKKPRSANAENLY, encoded by the exons ATGTCGAACAATGTTGACCAACAG gTAGCAGCTTTCAAAGAAAAGTTGAAAACAGAT GGTGAAGTTCTCATCAAAGATGTCTTTCCGCGGAAGGTTGTGGAATTGGACAATTTATTCAAAACATTAACATTAGAACGAGTAAACGACATCCATTGTGACTTGAATGTCCCTGTACCAGATCCTGTGTTGGTTGAAGATTTG CCATCAAAGAAGAGACGTCTGGATCAGAACCATGCAAATCTTGATAATG TTCAAGGTTCAATGGTGTTGTGTCTTCCACAAGGTAGTATtcccacaaataaagaaatctCTCATCTAATCCAGACATTGAAACCCATCATTAGACAGCTCGTTGATCACACTAATATG ttaaAAATGTGGATTTCTTTTCTCATCCCCAAAATTGAAGATGGCAACAACTTTGGTGTGTCCATTCAG GAAGATACTTTGGCTGAGGCGAGACAAGTTGAAACAGAATCTGCTTCTTATCTGGAAATGATTTCACGCTATTTTGTAACTCGAGCAAAATTGGTGTCAAAAGTTGCTAAGTATCCTCACATA GATGATTACCGGCAATCAGTACGAGAGCTAGatgagaaggagtacatcagcCTGCGTCTCATGACCTGTGAACTCAGAAACCACTAT GCATCTTTACACGATGTTGTCATGAAGAATATTGAGAAAATCAAGAAACCACGTTCAGCCAATGCAGAGAATCTCTATTAA
- the LOC106872564 gene encoding ADP-ribosylation factor 1-like 2 — MGNVFASLFKNLFGKKEMRILMVGLDAAGKTTILYKLKLGEIVTTIPTIGFNVETVEYKNISFTVWDVGGQDKIRPLWRHYFQNTQGLIFVVDSNDRERIQEACEELNRMLNEDELRDAVVLVFANKQDLPNAMNAAEVTDKLQLHGLTNRSWYIQATCATSGDGLYEGLDWLSNQLKSGK; from the exons ATGGGGAATGTGTTTGCCagtttgtttaaaaatttatttgggaaaaaagaaatgagaatccTAATGGTTGGGCTTGATGCCGCTGGAAAAACAACAATTTTGTACAAGCTCAAATTAGGCGAGATAGTTACCACTATACCTACTATTG GATTCAATGTAGAAACTGTagagtataaaaatataagttttaCTGTTTGGGATGTTGGTGGACAGGACAAAATTCGACCTCTATGGCGCCATTATTTCCAAAACACTCAAG GGTTAATTTTTGTTGTGGATAGCAATGATAGAGAAAGAATTCAAGAGGCCTGTGAAGAATTAAACCGGATGCTTAATGAGGATGAGCTGAGGGATGCAGTGGTACTTGTTTTTGCTAATAAACAG GATTTACCAAATGCTATGAATGCTGCAGAAGTGACTGACAAGTTGCAATTGCATGGCCTGACTAATAGATCCTGGTATATCCAAGCAACGTGTGCAACAAGTGGAGATGGATTGTATGAAGGACTTGATTGGTTGTCAAATCAATTGAAAAGTGGGAAATAA